Part of the Periplaneta americana isolate PAMFEO1 chromosome 4, P.americana_PAMFEO1_priV1, whole genome shotgun sequence genome is shown below.
CACCCATGCAGCTGGAGGTGCGTGAGTTCGGGACACCTCCTGGCCAGGAGCGTCAAGCCCCGGTCCGTGAGCTTAGCGCCGTCGCTGAGGAACACGCGTTCTACGTTGGGGCAGGCGCCGGTGCGTCCCTGTCCGCAGAGCCTCCTGAGCACGCCCCGGATCGCCCTGTCCCCGCACACGGACTCCCCACTCAGTTTGATTGTCCTCCAGAGCCGCGGCTCCCAGGCGAGGTGCTCCCAACGCCGGCAAAcccgcgcacacacacacaattcaCTGCTGTCCAGCCACGAGAAGATCTTGATGACCGCCTCGTCCGGAAGACGATCGAACGGCGAATTCTTAGAATGGAAGCGCTTTCCTTTCAACATCGCTCCGGTGTTGGGTGGTGCTGCTGCTGCCGAGGGGTGAGGGAGGAGCGGTGGGTGAGGATCTGTCCAGGGACCCGGAGTGGACGGTCCCGGACTCGGAGACACCAGAGTGTGGTAACCCTGGTCCAAAGATGGGGAGGAACGTCCTAGTTTGTGGTGAGCACCGTAAGTCTGGTCGGGCGACTGGTGGTAACACTGAAGGTGGTCCAAAGTCGGCGAGGACGCCCTTCTAAGCGCGGGGGAGCTCCGGAGCTGGAAGCCGCAGTCCAGCGAGGGCGACGTGCGCCCCAGCACGTGGTAGGCCTGCTCGAGGTGCTGGTACGCGGCCTGCTCCAGTTGCGCGGGCGAGGCCCTGGCCGCGGTGCGGTGGTACGACGTCGGGTCGAGGGACGGCGACCCTCGGAGGTGGTAGCTAGCTGCGGCGGCGTTCGCTGCGGGGGTTCCTGCGATCGTTTCCGGTGCTGGCGGTGACTGAAGTTCTCTGAGCTGGAAGCCGTGGTCAGGCTGTTGGGATGAAGGACCGCGGGACAGGTGGTAAGCAACCTGTGGGTCGATGGACGGAGACGCTCTGCCCAGCTTGGCCAGGGGACACACCATGGGTGAGAGGCGTCCCAGCAGCGCGGCGGCGGAGCGGGACGAGGGCGGCGCGGGCACATGCTGCGCCATGACGGCGCTCagcgctgctgctgctgctcctgctgatCTGTCCCGCCTCTCCTGTCGCTACTCCTGCTGTCGCTGCTGCCACTGCAGCTGCGAACAGAAACCAAATCATTCAATTGTCTTTGTTCAGAAGAAATTCATAGATAAACTTTCGTTATCAAATGTGTGCCAGTGTGCATATACGTATTTTTCAGGATGCCTACGTTAAATATGTGATAATTTGTGATATACCACTGGCAGATAGTAAGAGACAAAAAAGTGGGATTAAGTCAGGGTGCGAATCAAGTCAAATGAGTTTTAGTAACTTTATTGTTTTACGATGTATGTCAATTTCGCCGAAATATAGGCCCCAACATTTTTTGTGGCAATAAAATCTAGGAAAGAATGTACTCAGGAAAATAGGCGAAGGAATACTGACTATAAAAACATACGTACAGTATAGACCTAAATACAAGCTGCAAGACAAAACACATAAAAtttgctttaaaaataatgtaaaatgttcCGTTCTACTAGTGTTTGAATAACCTTGatgtttattgaaataaattcgtAACTCACGCTGTACTGTAAGCAGTttactataatttttaaattaaatttcagctaCATCGGTGCTATGAATTTTGTGTTATGCATTCGTTGAACACTTGCCAAGAATTCTCTACTCTACACTATCAGTATACAGAAATTGATGTGGAATGTCGAAGACATGTTTGTATTAGATGTACAAGCCTAGGTAATTATGATAGCCTGTTAAACACATTATATCCCAAGAGTGACATAATAGCTATTCAAATGCAAAATTCTGGCTATTTTTAAAGCTATCCTTTTGTACTTCCACAGTCTTATTGACAGCTAATACTTTGCAGATTCAGTCTGATGCTTTTGGAAGATACCCTTATacgtcaccaccaccatcaccatcaccaccaccaccaccaccaacaacaacaacaacaacgggtGCACAGTACGCCAAAGAAACATACGAGTACACAAGTGCTTTAAGCCAGTTTAGGCACCTCCTGGCAAGACGATTAAAGTCCAGAATAAATAAAAGACGAACGTCATGTATAATATATAAGACACACCCGTAGTATCTATTAAAGGGAGATAAATCTTCACAATCGAACCCAAGCGGGGACTCTTGAATTTACAGAAATTTGTGATAGGATATTTAATTTGATGCAGTAATGTGTTTTCTTTGTCGCCATTCCATTAAAGGAATCtagaaaattttaaaaggaaaagaGCAAAGATCGGACGTAACCTAATGGCCTTTTACATAAACCACCTAAATGTTGTGCAAGTACTAATGCGTCTTCCTATAACTTTCCTAAAGTTTTTAAAGGGAAATAATATGAATACCCCACCTGTTTTTGAAGAGCTTCGAGTTCATTTTTAATGCCTCTCACACAGTTTACAAAATGCACCTCCTCGAGATGATCGAAATACAACCTATTGTATTTAGTTTCCCAACGTTTTTGACGTTTGATTTTGCATCATACCATTTTATTCGTTGACACACCACTAACAGCAATAGATACTGATAACATAGACTGGATTACCGGTTTACAGATGTCACTTTCATTTAAAGCAAATTGAGGACTTTCTTTATCAAATGCAACGGATGCACATTCCATTAACTGCTCAATATaccttttctttttaagaaaagtaaacaatGTCTGTTTTTACCATCTTACActggaatatttatatttaggcctactgtatatgctATAACTATTTTAGTAAATGTGATTACTGTATTGCTAAACAGAACTATCACTGAAAACTACGCCAAAAATACACAATGCACATGACTTACATCTGTAACAATCACGACTGAAAATTCAGATGGTTGAAATTTCAACCAAACAAGATCGGCAGGCAAACTCAGCTATGCGAATTGAGACAACTACTAGACTTTTCAAAAAGcatttacataaagaaaagacaacctacaagaaaataaaatacctgACAGTCtacatacataattaattttagtcactgaaagtcatatcaaattgaaatattatatgccaaTTTGGTTGAAAAAGTCTGAAATCTCCTAGGGGAAGGCATCCTAAAATCCGGGGGGAGACATTATTCCCCGGGCTACTCCTTGAAATCCCACGCCTGACTAACTCGAAACCTGGTCGCTTTTTTTGACGGGCCCATTTGGTTCTTACTACTTGTAATTATAGTAGGTTAGCTATGATTGGAATTGAATTCGAATGGAATTTAGGGAAGGggagcactatggcccagcactgcgacctgttatgaTCTACTGCGCTAACTCCCAAGCTAGGCACATTCTCAAATACACATCGGCTGACAACACTAagttttcgagcaggcaaccccactcgtccctaggccagccccctccgtgcgtcgccagcgggcgatcgggaaatgctatggaacggtgacgaaatggagaaatggtgacggaatgatgtagatgcctaataaggagaaaaatgggagaatcccgagaaaaaccccaattgCGATCTTGTCCACCGCATGTGtcactatatttttcaattaaaaatcccagacctgaccgggactcgaaccggaCCGCCTGGGTGACAGGCCGGAGGtctaaccactcagccaccgcaggggtatAGCTATGGACATGATTAATACATACAAAGTTTTTATGAAAGAGTAGTCTAAGAATCAGTCTTAACCCGGAAGTTTTGTATAAAGGCTCCGTAGACCTGTCGAATACACTCATGCGTTTACGTCCTATTGTTCTCGGGAGGCATTTAGTATTCACTCTGTATGTCAATATGTTTTAGAAGTAAATAGCAAAGGAATTCGATTTCTTTTGTACGGATAGACTTGTACATCTACACGAAAGAATGTCACCATTAAGAAAATGTGAAAGCTTACATTTATTGTCGTCCTTTACTTGCCCTTATGACGTGGTGCACATTGTACTTGTGGAGCAGGCTGTAGAGGTAATTACCTCTCACGCAGGAGCCTCAAGCTTAGCCTGGAACCGCGTCATGATGTGTTGCGTGCCACGCGTAATACAGCGGCGATACCTCCAGGACGATACATAGCTAACCCATATTCCGTCATTTTCATTCATCCTCCcaacaaaaacaataaagaaaacttTAAAAGCCATAGAATATTTCGCCTGAGGTACCggatttttgttttctgtttttcccGACAGAATGACCTCTAAAATTGAAACAGGTCATATACTTTAAAAGTTGACTGGCGGAGGTACTTCTGATAACTGTCATTTCCGACGTAGGCAGTTGTTTTTTCTTATACTTCTACCACAAGGAAATAAAGTGAGACACTTAAGTTTGTTTTTACTTTAACCCTGCCATTTACGAGTCTTCCTGTAATTTATTACGGAGGCAATTTTCGGTTCAGGAGTTCGCTTCTTTACAGTCTTGCTTTGGAAGATTACTCCCTTTGTTAATTTAGTAcaatgaatctatactaataataaaactgtaacctaaatcagtggttcccaaccttttttgactgatggCACACTTTACAGAATGCCCACGATATCACGAcacatttgattttaataataataataataataataataatttattattattattattattattattaatgaagatgatgataatcacTACTTTTCTTCTCGAGAAGAAGGTGgtcgaactctgtgtagaatattttatggcGAACGGGGAGATGGGGtgtcaacattttcaaaattagtcctgaactgtgtgaaaaatattgaacttctGCTCTAATTTTAGGTTCACAAGAGATTACTGTCCACTggacctccttttcgtccaactaagacttccaagatctaagcggaattcaaagaagaattatattaaaacacagttattcacacatattttgttccatgatgaaaaatgcaacaaaaaggtgccgttccagcgcgttccgccagaaaaaaaaacagtgcagTGTTGTAGATCGAAAATTCttaaagaacaagcagcaactggagttgtattagaaaaaaatccaaacctatctatgctggatgcccgataaaagatttttattatcgtttttgaaaacgcgcctatttaaattaatgtgaagtctgcgcttgatgggttgcacagagtttctctatacgtggtctTATGGTTgaaaaaactgaactgagcattgttgcaggtgttcacgtttcattggtaaagtctgtcttaaaattaaatgtaccatatcaaGGACTTCTTTGCAAATAAATAATGCATTATAAAGGGACTTTCTggatgcaataaaatttatttttcaattccataatttcgcgacacactccatgaaGCTGCGCGACACACTGGTTGGGAACCCCTGAcctaaatgtttctggtaattttcgcttttacaaaaaataattcgcgttaacatgtataattaggcATCTATCTTGAGAATGgaaatcacattttttaaattttttgtttgtatgtcatctgtctgtccgtctgtattttttctgtttgttaCATGTTTACTCAATAATGACTGGACAGATTTCTATGAAgattattatgcaaaataagttagatcccacttagattttaggctgtatgacaTTCAAAACAGTTTCTTTAAGTAGGGGTTATAAAGGGACCTGAAGTACAGtaaatacatcgaaatatctagcttattgttgattttttaggacaatgttacatagcaaaagttgctttaaaatgtttcccaCAATTTTATCCTACGCAAAGTTTCAATAGGTTTAATATTTAACGAGATGTATGAGTTTTAAAACAACAATGCGTTTTATATCAGTGCCTCCTAAATCAGACTCATATGTATTAGGTCTAATAATAAAACAGCaacctaaatttttctggtaattttcgcttttgcaaaaataattcGTATTAACATGTGTAATGAACTATCCTGAGATCAAaagttgcattttttaaatttttgtttgttaccttttaacTCGATAATGGTGAACAGATCTTTTATGAAAATTGGTGTGCAAAATATGCTCGGTCCCACTAAGTTTTATTTCCGTAATGATTACAATTCTTGTTATGTTGTCTTCAAGTCCATAAAAAATTGTGTGTGCTGGTATGAACATGTGGAGTGGCATACTTTAAATGAACTATTGTGCTGAATTTccgtaaaatttaacaaaaacacTTGTACTTGCATACTTGCATTTGCACATAAAAAAAGAAGAGGGAGTTATCAATCAGATTGGAAGCTGGACGTCAACTGATCTAAACACTTGTCTGCTCTTGCCTTGAGCTTCGTATGAGTCGATATACAAATGTCTGGGTCATCCATATGTAATCCATGAACACATGGATGTCTCATACTTCTGTTCCCAGCCTGAAGCCGAactgaacacactgtataatgaattgtattatgtattaattgtacAATAGGAAAGTAATaaacaatagtaacaataacaacagtGGAAAGACTGGTCTTTTAGGCTCGTTCCTTCCCCACTTCTTGGTGGGGGGGAGGGTGGAGGATTGTGAATCTACTGTACTCCAGACATTCACAAATAGTATGGCCAACAGCAATGAAGCAATTGCTTTCAACAACGCAACCAAAACGATACTGCACTAGTCCCTATCAGACAGATGTAAAGCTCCATTCCCCTAATCGGAATCACGCAATTTGTAAGCACGATGTCTACTGTTGGAACTAGCCTACAGTGGaatcaactcactcactcactcactcactcactcactcactcactcactcactcactcactcactcactcactcactcactcactcactcactcactcactcactcactcactcactcaccccgAAAACTGTGTAGCCATTATTATTTGagctatatttcatttatttaagttTCAGTGAATGAGAAGTGCAAGAAATACTTGCCTATAACCTAATATGAACTTCCTTGTATGTTTATTCCTGAAACTTTTAATATTCTTGAGAGCACTGAACAGAATACGTTTTATAAAAGACAGATATTTGAGTTTGAAGTCTACaagcaataatttaatttaaatataacacaaaattttGGACTATCACTTCACAAGGTTTCGGGGGAAATATGCCACACTTTCTAACCATTACCCATTCctgaaatacataattattaaacaaactgaaaattaattctttattgaaatttcaataataaaatggaaGGAGTCAACACAACGCAACAAACTAAAATAAGCTATCAAATGTTCTTATGTCCACCATGCTGGTTGTTATCTACAGATGAATTATCCAACCATTTATGAATAGATAACAAATCTTAAGATTTGCCGTAGAATAAAGTTATCTTCTGTTTCTAGAAATACTTTTAAGGCATTTCGTATATTTATCAAGACAGTAAGTATATTTATCCAGCATTGAAGAAGAATTATCCACCATTTATGAATAGATAAAAATCTTACGATTTGCCGTAGGATGAAGTTACTATCTGTTTATAGAAATACTTTTAAGACATTTCGTATATTTATCAAGATGATAAATATATTAATCCAGCATTGTAGAAGAACATTATCCACCCATATTTTATGAATACTGTAGATAAAAAAATCTTATGATTCGCTGTAGTATAAAGTTATCTTCTGTTTCTAGAAATACTTTTAAGGCATTTCGTATATTTATCAAgaagataaatatatttatccaGCGTTCTAGAGAACGACCATTAGTCGTCTTCATTTCCCAGTTTCATCCGTCTCCAGAGCCACAGGGGACAAACCCAACCTTCAACGATTGAATGTCAACTGTCTTTTTAAACATTAAGACACTGATCTACGTGTAAATTTTGAATAAAACATTTCTGTTCGTACGGAGACCTTCACTTGTTAGTGGCATATGACAGCTATGAGAcacatattatttacttcattgtTCTAAAACTTCTGACTATTGGGAAGCTGGTTCATGTTTGAATTGCGCAATTAACAGAGACTTGAGCCAAGATGAGACAAGTATGCATAGGAGCCATAACACAGCCCCCGCTTGCTGATCACAGTAGCTGACGGAATTCATGTAGTGGTCATAATAAAATCTCTAGTCCTTAAAGCAAATGTGACATGTACAGCGTAATCCAATCTGAGTAATTGGATTCTACAGATTGCAACTGACGCTAATCTGTTGATTCGTTACATACACGCATACGT
Proteins encoded:
- the LOC138697834 gene encoding F-box/LRR-repeat protein 7-like, with protein sequence MAQHVPAPPSSRSAAALLGRLSPMVCPLAKLGRASPSIDPQVAYHLSRGPSSQQPDHGFQLRELQSPPAPETIAGTPAANAAAASYHLRGSPSLDPTSYHRTAARASPAQLEQAAYQHLEQAYHVLGRTSPSLDCGFQLRSSPALRRASSPTLDHLQCYHQSPDQTYGAHHKLGRSSPSLDQGYHTLVSPSPGPSTPGPWTDPHPPLLPHPSAAAAPPNTGAMLKGKRFHSKNSPFDRLPDEAVIKIFSWLDSSELCVCARVCRRWEHLAWEPRLWRTIKLSGESVCGDRAIRGVLRRLCGQGRTGACPNVERVFLSDGAKLTDRGLTLLARRCPELTHLQLHGCNAVTNPTLFDLATRCSNLQHLDLTGCTRISCISVTPGPEPPRRLLLQYLDLTDCQAVEDGGLRVIVRNCPQLAYLYLRRCIQITDAGIKYVPSFCSMLRELSVSDCTQVTDFGLYELAKLGATLRYLSVAKCDQVSDAGLKVIARRCYKLRYLNARGCEAVSDDAITVLARSCTRLRALDIGKCDVSDAGLRALAESCPNLKKLSLRSCDLVTDRGVQCIAYYCRGLQQLNIQDCQISLEGYRAVKKYCKRCIIEHTNPGFF